A region from the Acomys russatus chromosome 24, mAcoRus1.1, whole genome shotgun sequence genome encodes:
- the LOC127207744 gene encoding olfactory receptor 1L8-like, with the protein MERVNKTNTVSEFILLGLSSQPEDQKPLFILFLTIYVVTIAGNLLIILVIHSDPHLQTPMYFFLSFLSLTDICFTTTIVPKMLVNFLSEKKTITYAGCLTQMYFLYALGNTDSCLLAVMAFDRYVAICNPFHYVTIMSHHRCVLLVTFSCSVPHFHSLLHTLLLNRLTFCDSNVIHHFLCDLSPLIKLSCSSTFVNEFVIVTEGAFVLVTPFLCIAFSYMRILITVLKIPSAAGKRKAFSTCGSHLTVVTLFYGSIFYVYLQPVSTYTVKDHIATIVYTVFSSLLNPFIYSLRNKDLKQGLRKFMGRRSV; encoded by the coding sequence ATGGAAAGAGTTAACAAAACCAACACTGTCTCCGAGTTCATCCTCCTGGGACTGTCCTCTCAGCCCGAAGACCAAAAGCCACTCTTTATTCTCTTCCTCACCATTTATGTGGTCACCATAGCAGGGAACCTGCTAATCATTCTGGTGATCCACTCTGACCCTCATCTCCAGACTCCCATGTATTTTTTCTTGAGTTTTCTGTCTTTAACAGACATTTGCTTCACGACAACCATTGTCCCGAAGATGCTGGTGAATTTTCTGTCGGAAAAAAAGACTATCACCTATGCTGGATGTCTGACACAAATGTATTTTCTCTATGCCTTGGGCAACACAGATAGTTGTCTTCTGGCAGTAATGGCCTTtgatcgctatgtggccatctgtaacCCCTTTCACTATGTCACCATCATGAGCCATCATCGATGTGTCCTACTGGTGACCTTTTCTTGCTCCGTTCCTCACTTCCACTCACTTCTGCACACACTTTTACTTAATCGTCTGACCTTCTGTGACTCCAATGTTATTCACCACTTCCTCTGTGACCTCAGTCCTCTGATAAAATTATCCTGCTCTTCCACATTTGTCAATGAGTTTGTGATAGTGACTGAAGGAGCTTTTGTCTTGGTGACCCCCTTCCTATGCATTGCCTTCTCCTACATGAGAATCCTCATCACAGTTCTCAAGATCCCTTCTGCTGCTGGGAAACGCAAAGCCTTTTCCACCTGTGGTTCTCACCTCACCGTGGTGACCCTATTTTATGGAAGCATCTTCTATGTGTACTTACAGCCTGTGTCAACTTACACTGTCAAGGATCACATAGCAACAATTGTCTACACAGTTTTTTCATCTCTGTTAAACCCTTTCATCTACAGCTTGAGGAACAAAGACTTGAAGCAGGGACTGAGGAAGTTCATGGGCAGAAGGAGCGTCTAA
- the LOC127207203 gene encoding LOW QUALITY PROTEIN: olfactory receptor 50-like (The sequence of the model RefSeq protein was modified relative to this genomic sequence to represent the inferred CDS: deleted 1 base in 1 codon), translating to MSCIRRNNESSTSEFILLGLPIQPDDQAMYSALFLSMYLTTVLGNLLIILLIRMDSHLHTPMYFFLSHLAFTDISFSSVTAPKMLMNMLTHSQSISYAGCVSQVYFFLYFADLDSFLLTSMAYDRYVAICHPLNYTSIMSQSLCVLLVVVSWALSFASALVHTLLLTQLSFCGDNTLPHFFCDLSALLKLSSSDTSINELVIFTVGVVIITVPLICILVSYGYIGATILRTPSIKGIFKALSTCGSHLSVVSLYYGSIIGLYAFPSPNNSNSKDVIVAVMYTVVTPMLNPFIYSLRNRDMKGALRNILSKRTCSQ from the exons atgagCTGTATAAGAAGGAACAATGAGAGCAGCACATCTGAGTTCATCCTCCTGGGGCTCCCCATCCAGCCAGATGACCAAGCCATGTACTCTGCCCTGTTCCTGTCCATGTACCTGACCACGGTGCTGGGGAACCTGCTCATCATCCTGCTCATCAGGATGGACTCTCACctccacacccccatgtacttcttcctcagccactTGGCCTTCACGGACATCTCCTTCTCATCAGTCACAGCTCCAAAGATGCTCATGAACATGCTGACGCACAGCCAGTCCATCTCATATGCTGGGTGTGTTTCCCAGGTGtacttttttctatattttgcaGATCTTGACAGCttccttctgacctccatggcctATGACAGGTATGTGGCCATCTGCCACCCTCTGAACTACACCTCCATTATGAGCCAGAGCCTCTGTGTCCTGCTAGTAGTTGTGTCCTGGGCCTTGTCCTTTGCCAGTGCCCTTGTGCACACCCTCTTGCTTACCCAACTCTCTTTCTGTGGGGACAATACTCTGCCCCACTTCTTCTGTGACCTCTCTGCCCTGCTTAAGCTGTCTAGCTCAGACACCTCCATCAATGAGCTGGTTATCTTCACAGTGGGAGTGGTGATCATAACTGTGCCATTGATATGCATTCTGGTTTCTTATGGCTACATTGGGGCCACCATCCTGAGAACTCCCTCCATCAAGGGTATCTTCAAAGCCTTGTCCACATGTGGCTCTCACCTCTCTGTGGTT TCTCTGTACTATGGATCCATTATTGGACTATACGCTTTCCCTTCTCCTAACAACAGTAATAGCAAGGATGTCATCGTGGCTGTGATGTACACTGTGGTCACACCCATGCTGAATCCCTTTATCTATAGTCTAAGGAATCGAGATATGAAAGGAGCTCTGAGAAATATTCTCAGCAAGAGAACATGTTCACAGTGA